A stretch of DNA from Cannabis sativa cultivar Pink pepper isolate KNU-18-1 chromosome X, ASM2916894v1, whole genome shotgun sequence:
TAAATTCCAAGCTTCAAACTTTCAATTGTTCAAAACAAAATATAGccttaaaagaatttttttaataaaaaaagaaccTCCCCAATGAAAATTCCTAAACTGTTTTTCATATTGCCCACTTTAATAAAATGCATGATCTAATACTCCACAGCACACCAAATTGAACCCAACATAAAATGGAAAAAAACAATAAACGGCATGAAATTccaaaaattgatgaaatttaaaataaaactggTTGAAATATAACCTTTTCCGAGGAGGAGAGTCagcctgaaaaaaaaaaaacaaacaaagatCGCATTGAATAAATAAGATTAAGCTTAAGCCCTGATTTACAttataagaaagaaaaacaaaagagtGAAGAGTAATCTTACCATGTTCCGAAAGGGGAGAATCAGAAATGGAAGAATTAGGGTTTTGGATGAAAGAAGCTTCGAAAGAGTAAACGAAGAAGTTTTCGAAAGCGGAATTGGGTATTTATATGGTCAGACATTAGCTATGTCGTTTCCCAAAAATAGATTTAAACGACAGTTAAAATAATGtcgtttattttataaatatgtacaGAACGGCATGTAGTTTTAAAATGGATATCTGGtttatttgtttgttgtttGTTTATCTAGTTAAGTACCTACTTAGGATTTTTGCCGCTCGAACTATCCTGAACTTTTTAGCATGTTAAAAATAGTCTTTGAATTGTTTACACGgttgtaaatttatttttttattgagtTTTACCACacgtgaaaaataaaataatgacatgACTACTTAACCAATTATCACTGCAGTGACATATCAACGgccttttatcttttttttttactgataATGCAAACTCAATTAGGTGTACTTTTTCAGGTATCAAGAAGAAGGGTAACCTTTAGATTGTTACAATTTTACTTACTCCATACCCTTAGGGACTCCCATTATTTTACTTACTCCTTGGAACATTGTAAAAACATTAAATCCATCAAAATAATGCATGCCCACATAACTATTTGTGGTCATAACCAAAACCCATTTACTGCTTCTAAATTGGTTGGCAAGTACATTGAGCACTCTTGTGAAAACTCAAGCATGGAAGATGCACAGAAGGTGTTTGATAGTTTGCTTAAGAGAGATGTTTTCTTGTGGAATATTGTTATTCAAGGTTATGCTAAATGTGGTCCTTTTGTTGAAGCTATTGGTATGTATTGTAGAATGAGGCAAAGTGGTTTATTACCAAATAATTACACCTACATTTATGTGTTGAAGGCTTGTGGTGCTATGAAAGATTGGAAGAATGGTGGAGTTGTGCATGGACATGTTGTTTTGTCTGGTCTTTACTCGGATTTGTTTGTTGGGAATGCTCTTGTAACTTTTTATTCTAAGTGTCAGGAAGTTAATGTATCAAGAAAAGTGTTTGATGGTATTGCTCAGAAAGATATTGTAAGCTGGAATTCGATGATTTCGGGGTATGTTGCAAACGGATTCGTGGATGAAGCCCTTGAGGTTTTTTGTACCTTGCTACGAGATGAAACATGTTGTGTGAATCACTCCACTCTTGTTAGCACTCTTCCGGCTTGTGTCCAAGCATCGGGGATTCGAGTTGGCTTGTGGATTCATTCTTACATTATCAAGTCGGGGATGGTTTTGGATTCGGCTTTAAGCAGTGGCCTCATCTCAATGTATGGAAACTGCGGTCGAGTAAGCATTGCCAGagaagtgtttgttcaaaccaGAGATAAGAGCTTAGAAGTATGGAGTGCTATGATAAAGTGTTATGGAATGAATGGGCATGCAAATGAGGCAGTTGAGATCTTTTCGCGGTTTTTAGGCTTCGGTTTATACCCTGATGGTGTTATGTTTTTGTGTTTGTTGTCTGCATGTAGTCATGCTGGTATGGTTGAAAAAGGCTGCCAAATCTTTGAAAAAATGGAGGAATATAGAGTGGAGAAAAGGCATAAGCATTATGCTTGTATGGTTGATCTTTTCGGTCGAGCAGGGTTTGTAGACCAGGCTATTGAGTTTATCAAGAACATGCCAGTGCAGCCGGGGAAAGATGTTTATGGCGCTCTCCTCGGTGCTTGTAGAATGCATAACAATACAGAACTTGCAGAAGAAATCGCGAAAAGATTGGTGTTGGTGGACCCTAACAATGCTCGACAGTACATAACTATGGCGAGTTTGTACGAAGAGAGAGGGCGATGGGAGGAGGCGGCTAGATTGAGAGACGAACTGAGAGAGAAGAAAATAAGGAAGCTTACTGGGACTAGCTCAATCAACAGGATTTGAAATGCAACTGTATTAGACTGCTATGTAATACAGAAATAATTGTTGTGATTCCTCTCCAATTCACAAGAATACAAATACATGAAACATGTTTGAAAATACATTCATTCCCCCAAGTACCAACATTTTTCAACTATGAATTACACAAATTTACAATTTGAAACCAATCTAGCGAGGCAAGGCGGGGCGGGGCTGAccgaaaaatagaaaagaatgaATCAAGATAGAAACTCAACAACCTAGTAAAGGGTACAACATACCAATTACCCCCATTAACAGTCATTTTATGAACAATGAGTAGGGTCGTAGGGTCGGGTTTACGTGGTGAGTACATCGGGAAGAGTCGCAGAATGAGCTCCGATTATTTTACCACCAACATCTGGGAATGAATCACAATCAGACAAGGGAACAACCTTTCCGTCTTCATTTACGTGTAGAGGATACTTCAGAAGGTGTCCCTGTAATGGTGTGAACTCTTCAGTCATAAAATTGTTCCAGTTTCGTATGGCAATGTCGTTCACCATCTTCACACAGTCTAAATTTTCTGGCTCTTCAAAGCAGTGATCCAACTTGCCAAGATGTTCAGCCCAAAGGGACATCCTATATCCATATATCTGATAACAATAAAGGTACAGTTAGATTATTGAAAGTGATAAGCTCACAAAGGCCTAAGCAGCATAAAACTTATGCAGAAAATCCACGAAAAAAGAGAGATGAAAAGTCGAAACTAACTAACCTGACCGCGGGGATGTCTTTTCCTTCTTGCCCAAGTATGATAAGGTTGATATGAACCCATGGCTAGCTCAGTGTCTTTTGTACCAGCAAGAGATCTTTGGTTGATATTAGCAGATCCTATAATGACATACTCATCATCTACTATCATACCTTTAGCATGAACATAGATCATAAATCGCCTACGATTTTGTGATTCACTGACCTGGAATGAAGTGTTTAACATTAACCAACATGTTAATTCATCTTCTTAATTATGCAAATCTTAATTTGGGTGAGAAAATTTAAAGCAAAGGGGCCATTTAAATTACCACAGCAGTATCTGTACTCGACTGAACCTCTTCAAAATCTTCCCTGTTACCAAGGCAATAGAAATTGAGGTAATCTTCAGGTTTTAAGTCCGATTTCGCTGCTTTAAGCGCCTTTGCAATAACTTCATACATCATTTGCATTGTCTGGCTCTGCATAAAGAACACAACAGTTGAAAGTAAGTAAGGAAAACCGATCAACTGCgtaaaaaaaatcagttcaatGGATGATATAAACCTGCCAATAGAGGATTTCTTGCACAGGAGCAGACTTTGGATCACCTTCAGGCCACATTGGTATAACACAATAAACAGCAAATCTCTCATTAGCTCTAATTTTGCTAGCAATCTTTAAGGCCAATTCCATTGGGATTAGATTATCAGCTCCTGCCAAATTACAAAAGCTTTAAGTTAAGAATCCAATGAATAAGCATAGTAATCCATGGAACCAAACAAATGTGTGTCAGCTTCACCTGCATTTTTGTAATCTGGCCACCCATATGATGACCCAACAAAATATTGATTTTCGATATAGATGAAATGCTGAGCAGATCTGATCGCTTGGATGTATCCCGATTGAATGCTTCGGTCTATTACTTGATTCTTCGCGCATATAAGGTTCTGTGATCCCAACAATGCATCATCAGCAAGTTCAGTTTTTTCCTTTCTATAAGCAAAAATCAATAGATGAGATATGAAATTATACATACCAGAGCAACTGCATCTTTAACTACTTTGGGAAATCCTTTTACTGATCCTTGATCAATTGACCTCATAATCTGCATAATGAAGATTCATCCTAATTAGATTAGATCAAAGAGTGCTAATAATACACAATAATGTATTTAGAAAAAGATTCACTATCCTACCTGAACATGCCAACTTTCATTATCAGTGGAAACCCATAATTTCTTATCATCTTCGGGTACAATTGTAACAGCAGCCTTATCCTTTGATGTTTTTGATTCAGGCATGGAAGGACTAAGTATCCATGAGATACGTCCTATTTTTATCATGGAATCATCGTGCCAATGTGCAACTTTTTTACAGAACACCGTCCCTGTCCATTTTGTTGATTTCCTCCAACGCTGCTCGAAGTTTATAAGAACATCATATGCTGCAGGCCCGTCAATTCTGCAATGCAGGTCGTGCCATGGTTGCCTTGGAGCCTTGGTTCCCGCCTAGCACCAGAGAAAAGTTATTCGATTATCAAATCAAGAGATTTTCAGCACTACTTAAAACCAAGTTTATAGAAAATTGCAGAGAACTACTTACAGGAAAAGTAGGATTATGGAAATCGTCCTTGAATACAGTGTCAAGATCGCGAAATAGTCTGTGTTGTGGCGTGTCATAACGACCATCACAAAGGTCAATGCCTCCTAAAAATGCAGTTATCCTACGGTTATTTCTGTCTGCCTGTGTATCCACAAGAACACATTTCTGATGGTGTGTAAATACAGTTCCAACAACCTGTAAGACAACATAGTTGTAAGAATGTCTTGAAAACTAGAGAACATATTCCATCAAAAACCAATGCAATCACAACTACTTATAACCAACCAACCAAATTACTAGATAATGATTGAGATAAGAAGCTTTTACCTGTTGTTTGATATAACTCATCTTACTGCTTCCATAGCGAGGCGCAAGCACACAAATAACCGAAGAATGCTTGAAAAACTTCTTTGTTTCTTCATCATGTGTTGCCATTACTCCTGCCTGCATCACTCAAATCAAACCCCCATTTCAccattattaatcaatttccaTTTCTTGGAAACAAATGAgagtgttttgtaaaaataatcattatcaattaaaatttatCAGCAAAATAACCACATTTGGTCTCACGAGCAACCAAAAACTATAAACTTTCATGTTGTTAGTTTGGCAAATTTcgcaaaacaaaacaaacatcCCAATAATAATACTACAAATCACCAAATCATTCGAAAAGAAAAATCTATATCAATTAATTATCGAAAAATTTATCGGCAAAATAACatcccaaaaaaaattattagcaaAATAACTATATGTTTGGTGTCACGAACTACCAAAAATTATACTCTTTCATATTGTTAGTTAGGCAAATTTcctgaaacaaaacaaaacaaacatctcaATAAGATACTACAAAGCAAAATCTATTAACAATTCTCACCGTATTAATCAAGTAAGCATCATGTGAAGTCTTATCATCCCAAACCAACAACAAAACTCTAACCCCTTCTTCAGATTTATACTTAAGCAAATCACCAAGTGTCAAATCCCCACCTCTAGGCAATGGTCTAGTGGGTTCTCTAACAAGTTTCACCTTATGATAAATCGACCAACCAACAAGGTAAATCATATGATGAGCTTCAGAAATAGCATAACAAATATCTTCCCAACATTTCTCTTGTGTAAAAACCTTCCCACCATCAAGCTCAATTCTTGGAAGCATTTCATCAGACACATGAGCATCTTGATACAATTTCACAGAGCTTCCTTTCCTAACCGGGAAATAAGTCTGTCTAACTCCTTTCTCCTCCGGATCTCCGGCAACACCGTGAAGGTACAAAGGGTTTTCCTCACAACGAGTGAATTTCATCTCCAAATGAATCGCCGTATCAGGCTTCGGCGGATTCCCATTATACCCACAAATCGGAAACCACCCACTAATCGTTTTACCGCTCGAAATATCCAAAGCTGGAATCTTTGCCGTACCGATTAAATCAGCACCGAAGAGATCATCATCTTTAACCATGAATTCGAGATTAACGAGTGGATGAGCCAATGCAATAGTGAATTTCTCATCCCATTTGGGTTCTCGAGCGTTCTTGATGACACGTGTACGAGCCACAGTAGCTTGAGGGACATTAACGGTTACGTAAGGGTCACTGGTTATGATTCTCCGGTGAGGTTTGCCACCGTCGGAGGATTCGTTGGGATCTGGTTTTGAACTTCTACCGTATTTTATGGTTCCACAACCGGTGACACAACGACGAAAGTGATCTGAAACGACGTCCATGTTGGGTAAGCTACGAGCTCCGATTATGTGAAGGTCGAGGTCGCCATGGAGGTAAATTACCTCCGAAGAATCAGGATCCGCCATGGAAACTCAAAAAGCGTGTTTCTTTGATTTATGGAAACTCCAAAACCGATTCGAACCCAACAAAACCGAAAAGATTCAAGCTTTGTATTGTTTGGTTATGGAAAGAGGAGGAGTTTTCGAATCAATCAGTTTAACGTTAGCCGTTTCTCTTTCcatttgtttttcttaaaattactattttttatattatattggctaattagtaatttttatgtGCTAAATTATTCTTCTAAATTTTTTTGGCTATTAGAAATTCTGCATGAGCTAtttagattgttaaatttaagaatttttgtctaattttatttttttattatttcagtgattgtatATGTACGAAATCatatatctaccaaatcatgttcctcaaactttaatatatactaaatcatttaggggcataatttagtacatgtaaaAATTCagaagaaaaattactaattttattttataaaaattatcgaattttattaaatgacaaaataaactttatatatttcaaaataataaaaatattggaGACATAAGTTTTGGTGTGTCCACATCACACAAACCGCACTCACCATACCACAGTGtataaaaaatatagtttaaaattttttagagTGTAGTTGCGGTTAGCATTTTCGTCAAATTGTATAGTACGGTACAATTTGTAGCCTTAAATTTAATAACCATAGTTCAAATTGTACCacattaa
This window harbors:
- the LOC115702791 gene encoding pentatricopeptide repeat-containing protein At2g33760-like — translated: MQTQLGVLFQVSRRRVTFRLLQFYLLHTLRDSHYFTYSLEHCKNIKSIKIMHAHITICGHNQNPFTASKLVGKYIEHSCENSSMEDAQKVFDSLLKRDVFLWNIVIQGYAKCGPFVEAIGMYCRMRQSGLLPNNYTYIYVLKACGAMKDWKNGGVVHGHVVLSGLYSDLFVGNALVTFYSKCQEVNVSRKVFDGIAQKDIVSWNSMISGYVANGFVDEALEVFCTLLRDETCCVNHSTLVSTLPACVQASGIRVGLWIHSYIIKSGMVLDSALSSGLISMYGNCGRVSIAREVFVQTRDKSLEVWSAMIKCYGMNGHANEAVEIFSRFLGFGLYPDGVMFLCLLSACSHAGMVEKGCQIFEKMEEYRVEKRHKHYACMVDLFGRAGFVDQAIEFIKNMPVQPGKDVYGALLGACRMHNNTELAEEIAKRLVLVDPNNARQYITMASLYEERGRWEEAARLRDELREKKIRKLTGTSSINRI
- the LOC115702790 gene encoding phospholipase D delta, encoding MADPDSSEVIYLHGDLDLHIIGARSLPNMDVVSDHFRRCVTGCGTIKYGRSSKPDPNESSDGGKPHRRIITSDPYVTVNVPQATVARTRVIKNAREPKWDEKFTIALAHPLVNLEFMVKDDDLFGADLIGTAKIPALDISSGKTISGWFPICGYNGNPPKPDTAIHLEMKFTRCEENPLYLHGVAGDPEEKGVRQTYFPVRKGSSVKLYQDAHVSDEMLPRIELDGGKVFTQEKCWEDICYAISEAHHMIYLVGWSIYHKVKLVREPTRPLPRGGDLTLGDLLKYKSEEGVRVLLLVWDDKTSHDAYLINTAGVMATHDEETKKFFKHSSVICVLAPRYGSSKMSYIKQQVVGTVFTHHQKCVLVDTQADRNNRRITAFLGGIDLCDGRYDTPQHRLFRDLDTVFKDDFHNPTFPAGTKAPRQPWHDLHCRIDGPAAYDVLINFEQRWRKSTKWTGTVFCKKVAHWHDDSMIKIGRISWILSPSMPESKTSKDKAAVTIVPEDDKKLWVSTDNESWHVQIMRSIDQGSVKGFPKVVKDAVALNLICAKNQVIDRSIQSGYIQAIRSAQHFIYIENQYFVGSSYGWPDYKNAGADNLIPMELALKIASKIRANERFAVYCVIPMWPEGDPKSAPVQEILYWQSQTMQMMYEVIAKALKAAKSDLKPEDYLNFYCLGNREDFEEVQSSTDTAVVSESQNRRRFMIYVHAKGMIVDDEYVIIGSANINQRSLAGTKDTELAMGSYQPYHTWARRKRHPRGQIYGYRMSLWAEHLGKLDHCFEEPENLDCVKMVNDIAIRNWNNFMTEEFTPLQGHLLKYPLHVNEDGKVVPLSDCDSFPDVGGKIIGAHSATLPDVLTT